ACAGGGAGGGGACGGAAACGACCGGCAAGAATTCGTGTACCGCTTTCCCCATCGAACCTTCCAGGAATATTTCGCGGGATGTTTTTTGATTGATGAGCGTGTCAAAGCCATCGCGCGCCGTTACCGCGAATTCGCGTCAAAGGGAGCGGACTGGTATGACGCGGCCATGCTCGGGGTTGAGGCGCTTTTGTTCAACCAGGACAGGAAACGCGATGTGTTTGATCTGATGCACGACCTTTTTCCGAAAAAACGTCCACAGGACCCGGGTCAATGGCGCCGGGCCCTGTGGGCGGGAAAAATGGCCTCGCTCTTTGACAAAGATGAGATGACACAGGACATGGAAAGCGAGGAAACAGACCCGGGCTTTGAATTTCATGATCTGACGGACCGCCTTGCGGATGTCATGCTTAAAAGTCCTTTGGACGTCCTTGAGCGGGTGGAGGCGGGGCGGATTCTCGGTAAACTGGACGATTCCAGGCCCGGGGTGGGATTGAATCAGGACGGTTTTCCGGACATTGAATGGATTCGGATTGAGGAAGGCCTGTTTTTAATGGGAAGCGATAAAGACAAGGATAAATATGCCCGAGATAGTGAAACGCCCCAGTTCACATGCCGTTTGATTCAAAAACCGTTTTCCATCGCCAAATATCCGGTCACCGTCCGCCAGTATTCGGCCTTTATCCAGGCCGGGGGCTACCGGAATAAAAAATACTGGACCCAAACCGGCTGGGAGTGGCGCGTCAGGGAAGAGATCAATGGCCCAAGAAGATATTCGGAAGCGCTTCAGACGCCCAATCATCCCCAAATCGGGGTCAGTTGGCACGAGGCCACGGCGTTTTGCAGATGGCTGTCGGAAAAGACCGGGAGCGCGATATCCCTTCCCTCGGAGGCCCGGTGGGAGCGGGCCGCCCGGCACACGGACGGCAGGATTTACCCGTGGGGAGATGATTTCAGCGAAGAAAAGTGTAATGGAGATGACACGGGAATCGGCCACCCATCGGCGGTGGGAATGTTTCCAGACGGAGACGCCCAATGCGGCGCTTCGGACATGGCCGGCAATGTGTGGGAATGGTGCGCCACGAAATGGCTTGAGAATTACGAAAGATATGAGGATCGGGCGGATGGTGACCCTGAAGGCTCGGACTCTGACCGTGTGCTGCGCGGCGGCTCCTGGTTCGGCAACGCCAGGGACTGCCGCTCCGCGTTCCGGGGCAGGCTCGACCCGGGCGGTCGCGGCGACGTTGTCGGTTTTCGTTTCATGAGGTCATTACCCTGATCCCTTTTACCCTTTTACCCTTTGACGGGAATTTTGGGGGGGCCGGGCGGGCGTTTGGGCCATGCCCCAGCGAGCGGAGCAGCGGGGCATGGCCCAAACGCGCGGCCCGGCCCGGCGGGGGTTTTTCCCGGGAATGCGGGCGGGTGACATCCCATCCATTGGCGAGGCATGGCGCGGATTTCGGGCGTAGGGGCGGTTCGTGAACCGCCCCTGTTTCGCCGACCCCGACAGAACGACATTTCCAAAACGGATATGGGACGGCGGAAATTTTCACATTCGGTTTTTTTCGTTCAACGGGTTTGTTTTTCATGGCCGCCGGTTTGCCGAGAAGGGCGGCCGCAAGGGCCGCCCCTACATGGCCGGGGCGATATGTTTTTCGGGGGGAATGCGGGCGGGTGACATCCCATCCATTGGCGAGGCATGGCGTTGATTTCGGGCGTAGGGGCGAAAAAATTTTCGCCCCCACATGGCTCAACATATGCCTGTGTCCGGAAGGCCGGCGAAACGATAAAACAAAGGAAAAAAATGATGGAGATGTCCGGAAAAGAGGGGAAAGAGGCGGCAAAAAAAGACGATGTTAAACAGATGGTGAAAGAAAAATACGCGTCCATTTCCGGTTCGCGCGACTCATGCGGGACCTGCTGCGGCGGCGGGGAGGGCCTGGGCGCGTTCATGGAATCGGGCCGGCGTCTGAGCTATTCCGAGGCCGATTGCCTGCGGGCCATGGAGGCCGGCGCGACCACCCTTGGATGCGGAAATCCCGTGGCCGAGGCGGACATCAAGGCCGGGGAGATGGTGGTGGATTTGGGTTGCGGGCCGGGGTTTGACGTGTTTTTGTCGGCGGAAAAAACAGGGAAAACCGGCCGGGTCGTGGGCATCGACATGACCCCGGAAATGATTGAGCGGGCCAAAGCCAACGCCCGGCGCCTGGGGGTGGAAAACGTAAAATTCCGGTTGGGGGAGATAGAGAATCCGCCCCTTGACGACGGCGAGGCGGATGTGGTCATGTCCAACTGCGTCATCAACCTGTCCGCGGATAAGGGGGCGGTTTACCGGGAAATGTTTCGGATTTTAAAACCCGGGGGAAGAATCAGCATCTCGGATACGCTCAGATCCGGGGACATGCCCGGGGCCATCATGGACGATCCCGGGGCCTGGACCGGCTGAGTGTCGGGCGCCATCTCGCCGGACGAGGCGGGACGGATGCTGGCGTCAGCCGGGTTTCAGGATATTTCCATCACGAAAAAAGAAAACAGCGAAAAAATCATCCGGGGATGGAATGTCGCCCCGGGGGCCGAGGATGTTGTTTTTTCGGCGTATATCAAGGCATTAAAGCCGCTTTTTTAAAAAGGGCCAAGGGGATTCTTTAAAATGATCGCGGACGCGGTTTAATGGGGATGGAATGATATGAGACTGCCGTTTATACTGGAGAAGGCGCTGAGCCTTTATGCGGATAAGGAGGCGGTGATTTCCGGGGAGAACCGATTCACCTATCGTCAGTTTGCCCGCCGGGTGTTTTGCCTGGCCGGTTTTTTGAAGAGCCGGGGAATCGGCCCGGGTCATCGCGTGGCCATTTTGCATCCGAACACCCATGAGTTCCTGGAATGCTATTTCGCCGCGGCGGAGCTGGGGGCCATACTCGTCCCCCTTAATTCCAGACTCTCCCCTGTGGAGCTGGGTCGCATAATGAAGGACTCGGGGGCTGTTTTTCTTGTTTTCGCCCATGTGTTTTTATCCCGGGCCGCCGCTGTTTTGGCGGATCAGACGCTTATTTCCGGGTCCCTCTGCTCAGGGGCGGGGGACGGCCCGTTCCCCCCGGGGACTGTGGATTATGAAAAGGCGCTGGAAGGGGGGGATTTGGATCGGCCCCGGGCCATTGAAGGGGATGATGACGAGATCGCCCATCTGTATTACACCAGCGGGACAACCGGGGAGCCCAAGGGGGTGGCGCTGTCCCATAAAAACGTGTCTTTTCACGCGCTGGCGGCCATTGCCGAGCTGAGGCTTTGCGACGCCGACGTATGGATTCACGCGGCCCCCCTGTTTCACCTTGCCGACGCGTGGGCCGCCTTTGCCGTCACATGGGTCGGGGGAACCCATGTCATGACCGGCGATTTTGAGCCGGGGCCTGTCCTTTCCGCCATGGAAAACGAGCGGGTCACCATCACCAACATGATCCCCGCCATGCTGAATATGCTGCTCCATGACCCCGGCGTAAAGAACCGCGATTTTTCCGGCCTTCGCCTGATCTTGAGCGGGGGCGCGCCCATGGCCCCGGCGCTGGTGAAAAAAATAATGGAGACTTTCAAGTGCGACTATTGCCAGACATACGGCATGACGGAAACCAGCCCCTACCTGGCGCTTTCCATTTTAAAAGACAACCTGGCCCGTCTTGATTCCGACCAGCGGTTTTTCTATAAGGCCAAAACAGGACGGCCTTTCCTGGGAACCCTTTTGAAGGTGGCCCGGGAAGACGGCTCGGAGGTGGCCCGGGACGATGAGGAGGTGGGCGAGATCATGGTCCGGGGGGATATCGTCACAAAGGGGTACTGGAACAAACCGGCGGAAACATCCCGGGCCTTTAAAGACGGGTGGCTTCGCACAGGGGATATGGCGGTTATCGACCGGGAAGGGTATGTCAATATTGTGGACCGGAAAAAAGACATGATCATCACCGGTGGAGAGAATGTCTATTCCATTGAGGTGGAAAATGTGCTGTACTCCCATCCGGCGATATTGGAGGCGGCGGTCATCGGGGTTCCGGATCCCCAATGGGGGGAGGCGCTCACGGCCGTGGTCTCATTGAAAGAGGGGCATGAGGCCAGGGAAGACGAGATTATCGGCTATTTTAAAAGTCGCGGGGACATCGCCGGGTTCAAGATCCCCAAATCGGTCATTTTTGTCCCGGGGCTTCCCAAAACCGGGTCCGGGAAAATATCCAAGAAGAAACTCAAGGAAAAATGGGCCAAACCCGGTGATGGCCCATGACCCTCAAACGCTCACGCCATGACGGGCCGCGATTTTTCCGAACATTTTGGCGATGCCCGCCGTCAGGTAATAAACCATCTCGGTTCCGCCGTTTTGATCGGTGGCGGGGTCGAAGAACAGGTTGAGGTCGGACTCCAGGCCGTCCTCGGGCCGCCAGTAGCAGATGAGCATGGGAATTTTGGGCAAAGGACGCAGGGCCAGGGAGATATCGGAGTCGTAGTGATTGTCCACCTTTTTGCCGTTGAACAGCTCGATCATGTCGTTGAAAAGATCCGTGTATCGGTCGGCCACGTTTTTAAGCGGGGTTTCGCACTGCCTTCGAAACAGGCCCTGCCAGGCTTTTCCGTCTTTCAGCTCCCGGAACGGAACCCAGGTTCCGGATTCGGGCGCGCCGCCGCAGCTTAAAATATAGTTGAAAATGGGAAGGGCGATCCACGGGTTGATGTGAATGTCCGACGACAGGGTCCCGTCGGGGGCCACCTTGACATTTTTGCCGAACACCTTCAAAATGAGCGCCGGGCCCCGGCATTCCCCGCCGACTGCTTCCGCTTTTTCGCAAAGATCGATTCGGGATATTTTTTCTTTCATCTCGTCGAACGCCTTTTGCTGGTCCTCTTCCAGGGTGCTTCGCGTGGAAATCTCCCCGCCGAATTTTTTAAGGGTCTCGGGATCGATATGGGGGCATTGGCCCAGGGTTTTGCGGCCGTTGAAAACCTCGGCGGCGAAGGCCAGACAGGTCTTTTCGCCGCAGTCCCCGCAGTTGGTCCGGTCTAAAATTTTAAGTATTTCGATGGTGTTGTTCAGTTGGGGCATGTGGAGCGCCTCCTTATTTTTTAAAAAATGGTTAGACGGCGTCGTAAAAAATTCCATATGCTAAAATTTAAGTTGCAAGGCGCGGCGGT
The DNA window shown above is from Candidatus Desulfarcum epimagneticum and carries:
- a CDS encoding hypothetical protein (Evidence 5 : Unknown function), encoding MLASAGFQDISITKKENSEKIIRGWNVAPGAEDVVFSAYIKALKPLF
- a CDS encoding putative Fe-S cluster (Evidence 3 : Putative function from multiple computational evidences), whose translation is MEFFTTPSNHFLKNKEALHMPQLNNTIEILKILDRTNCGDCGEKTCLAFAAEVFNGRKTLGQCPHIDPETLKKFGGEISTRSTLEEDQQKAFDEMKEKISRIDLCEKAEAVGGECRGPALILKVFGKNVKVAPDGTLSSDIHINPWIALPIFNYILSCGGAPESGTWVPFRELKDGKAWQGLFRRQCETPLKNVADRYTDLFNDMIELFNGKKVDNHYDSDISLALRPLPKIPMLICYWRPEDGLESDLNLFFDPATDQNGGTEMVYYLTAGIAKMFGKIAARHGVSV
- a CDS encoding Arsenite methyltransferase (fragment) produces the protein MALISGVGAKKFSPPHGSTYACVRKAGETIKQRKKMMEMSGKEGKEAAKKDDVKQMVKEKYASISGSRDSCGTCCGGGEGLGAFMESGRRLSYSEADCLRAMEAGATTLGCGNPVAEADIKAGEMVVDLGCGPGFDVFLSAEKTGKTGRVVGIDMTPEMIERAKANARRLGVENVKFRLGEIENPPLDDGEADVVMSNCVINLSADKGAVYREMFRILKPGGRISISDTLRSGDMPGAIMDDPGAWTG
- a CDS encoding conserved hypothetical protein (Evidence 4 : Unknown function but conserved in other organisms), which encodes MRLPFILEKALSLYADKEAVISGENRFTYRQFARRVFCLAGFLKSRGIGPGHRVAILHPNTHEFLECYFAAAELGAILVPLNSRLSPVELGRIMKDSGAVFLVFAHVFLSRAAAVLADQTLISGSLCSGAGDGPFPPGTVDYEKALEGGDLDRPRAIEGDDDEIAHLYYTSGTTGEPKGVALSHKNVSFHALAAIAELRLCDADVWIHAAPLFHLADAWAAFAVTWVGGTHVMTGDFEPGPVLSAMENERVTITNMIPAMLNMLLHDPGVKNRDFSGLRLILSGGAPMAPALVKKIMETFKCDYCQTYGMTETSPYLALSILKDNLARLDSDQRFFYKAKTGRPFLGTLLKVAREDGSEVARDDEEVGEIMVRGDIVTKGYWNKPAETSRAFKDGWLRTGDMAVIDREGYVNIVDRKKDMIITGGENVYSIEVENVLYSHPAILEAAVIGVPDPQWGEALTAVVSLKEGHEAREDEIIGYFKSRGDIAGFKIPKSVIFVPGLPKTGSGKISKKKLKEKWAKPGDGP